The window CGGGGGGCAGGCCACCGGCGCGATGCCCGGCCACGGCGGCTCCGTGGGCGTGGCCCTCAACGGCCTGGTGCTCGAGTACTTCGGCCACACGGGCCAGTGGCTCCTCGGCGCGGCCCTGACGATGATGGCCCTGCTGATGCTCTCGGTGGACGATCTGATGGCGGCGCCCATCTCGTGGGTGGGCGAGGTGAGCCGCGAGCGCCTGCTGCCGCTCCTGAGGCGGCGCAAGCCGCGCGCCCGTTCCGCCCGGAGCACCCCTGCCGCGGGCGAGAGCGCCGCGGAAGAGGCCTCGTCCGAGCCCGCCGCGGCCAAGGCCGAACCCGAGCCCCGCGCTCTCGTCGAGATCGAAGAAGAGGCGCCCGAGCCCGCGCGCGCGCCCGACGAGCCCGTGGACACCGGCCGGCCGGTCACCGTGGGCTACCTCGACAAGATTGTGCAGGTCGGAGCGAGCGCCGCAGAGGCCGATGCCACCGGCACCCACGAGGGCGTGGCCCTCGACACCGAGGCCGAGGTGCCGACCGAGGCGGTCTCCGAGGGCGAGCCCGAGAACGCCGCAGAGGAGGCCCCTTCTGCCCGGCCCCAGGCGGCCGCCCCCGCGGCGCCCGCAGAGGACGCCGATGAGCCCGATTCGGCCGACGCCGACGAGGGGGAGGAGGCCGACGATGCCCCGCGCAGCGCGAGGCGGCCCGAGCGCGTCATCCAGAACTACCTCCTGCCCCCCGTCAGCCTGCTCGACGAGGTCCGCAGCGTGGACAGGAGCATGCGCGGCCAGCACATCCAGCAGCAGATCGAAATCCTCGAACGCACCCTCAAGGAGTTCGGTGTCGGGGCGCGGGTGGTGGACATTGACCAGGGCCCCGTGGTCACCCGCTACGAGCTGTCGCTGGAGGCCGGCACCAAGCTCACCAAGGTCACCTCGCTCTCCGACGACCTGGCCATCGCGTGCAAGGCGCCTGCCGTGCGCATCGTCGCCCCGATCCCAGGCAAGTCCACCGTCGGCGTCGAACTGCCCAACGTGGACAAGGAACTGGTGCGCATGCGCGAACTCCTCGAGAGCGACGCCCACCGCAAGCGCGACTACGTGATCCCCCTCTTCCTGGGCAAGGACGCCTCGGGCAAGCCGATCGTGAGCTGCCTGACCAAGATGCCGCACCTGCTCATCGCCGGCGCCACCAACTCCGGCAAGAGCGTGTGCATCAACTCCATCGTCGCCAGCATCCTCCTCACCCAGCACCCCGACGACGTGCGGCTGATCCTGATTGACCCCAAGATGGTCGAGCTGACCTCGTTCACCGAAATCCCCCACCTGCTGACGCCGGTGGTGACCGACATGAAGCGGGCGACCTGGATCCTCGACTGGGCCACCCGCAAGATGGACGAGCGCTACGACATCCTGGCCGCCGTGGGCGTGCGCTCCATCAGCGCCTACAACCGCCTCGGCGAGCAGGAAATCCGGAACCGCCTCGGCGAGGACGTGGACTACGACCGCGTGCCCTTCCACCTGCCCTACATCATCATCATCGTGGACGAGCTGGCCGACATGATGATGCTGGCCTCGAAGACCATCGAAACCTCCATCACCCGCCTCGCCCAGAAGTCGCGCGCCGTGGGCCTCCACATCATCCTCGCCACCCAGCGCCCCTCGGTGGACGTCATTACCGGCCTCATCAAGAGCAACCTCCCCACCCGCATCTCGTTCCAGGTCACCTCCAAGGTGGACTCGCGCACGATCCTCGACCGCAACGGGGCCGAGAAGCTGCTCGGCTCGGGCGACTTCCTCTACCTCCCGCCCGGCTCCTCGAACCTCATCCGCGCCCAGGGCACCTTCATGAGCGACGAGGAACTCCACCGCATCGTGGACTTCGTCAAGCGCCAGGGCAAGCCCGACTTCACGCTGAACCTCGACGGCTGCCCGGCCGGCGACGATGGCGGCAGCGACGGCGGCTCGAACCCCGACGGCTACAGCGGCGACGACCTCTATGAGGACGCCTGCCGCATCGTGCTCGCCAGCGGGCGCGGCTCCGTGTCCCTGCTCCAGCGCAAGCTCGAGATCGGCTACACCCGCGCCGCGCGCCTGGTGGACATGATGGCCGCCGACGGCATCGTGGGCGACTACAAGGGCTCGAAGGCCCGCGAGGTGGTCATGACCCTCGAGGAATGGGAGAGCAAGCGCGGCAAGAGCCCGAGCCGCCCGGCGCCCGCGACCGCCGACGAACACTACGAGCGGCTCGACGCCGCAGCCGAGGACGACGACGCGGACGACTAGGAGCCTGTCCGGGAATCCCCGTGGGCTGCGTTGCCGGCGCCCCGTTCCTTCCCCCGCGGGATGGCCCCTTGGCAACCACACCACCCGATGAGCCGCAACGCGACCCCGGCCCCCTGCGGCGCCTCGCGCGCATCGCCATCCTCTATAACGTGCGCACCGCGCTGCGGGTCGTCCTTCAGTGCGTCTGCGGCGCGCGCGTGGCGGGCGAGGAGCGCGTGCCGCTGCGCGGCGGGCTCGTCGTGGCGGCCAACCACCTCAGCTTCGCCGATCCCGTCATCCTCCAGACCTACGTCCCCCGCTTTCTCACCTACCTGATGACCGACAAGTTCTACTACGCCCCAGTCCTCCACGGGCTCGTGGCATTCTGGGGCGTGCTCGTGGTCAAACGCCAGGGGCTGAACAAGGAGGCCCTCCGCGCCGCCGGCGGCATCCTTGCGGCGGGTGGGGCGGTCGGCATCTTCCCCGAGGGCGGCATCAGCCGCGACGGCCTGGTTCACGACGCTCAGCCCGGCCTCGCGCTGCTGGCGCAACGTGCCCGCGTGCCCATCCTCCCCGTCGGCATCGCGGGCACGGAGCGCCTGCTGGCGCCGGACACGTTCCGTCTGCGCCGCGCCCGCCTGGGGCTGTACCTCGGGGAGCTCATTCGCCCCGCAGGGCAAGACCGCCAGGAGCTGGCCCGGCAGGTCACGGCCGCGCTTCGCCTGTGCGCCGAGCGGGCACGCGCCCTGTGAGCCGGCGCCGCCGGGGTGTGGGCCATTTCTGTAGGTGGCTTCCGGTGCGGATTCCCGTGGCGACAAGCGTCCCGCTTGTCGAGCGGATGAAGAGAGCCGCAAGCGGGACGCCCGCGGCTACGTTCGCAGCGGGCCTTCCCCTGTTCCGGGAATTCTCGCATCAGAAACCACCTACGATTCCGGCCCGCACCCGACGCGCCGGATTCCCTTGCATCTTCCCGCGCTCCGGCGGTAGAATGGCTGCCTGAGATCGGGGAGAAAAACGGCTGACATGGCGGGACGCGATGCGGCGGGTGGCCCGTTACGGCTTGTGTGTCCTCCTGGCGCTGGCGCCCTCGGGGTGCGGAATGGCCCTCAGCCTCTTCGGAAAGCCCAAGGTGGAGGAAGTGCAGCCGCACTTCGAGAGCATTGACTGGGATGGGGTGACCGTGCGCTTTGACCTCAAGGTACGCAACCCCTACTGGTTCCCCCTTCGGCTGTCGCTGGTGAAGTGCGCGGTGGACATCGAGGGGCGCGAGTTCGTGACGGCCGATGCGCCCGTCAACCTCTCGCTCCCCTCCCGCGAGCTGGGCCGCGTGAGCGCGCCGGTCCGGCTGTCCTACTCCAGCCTGTGGAACACATACCACACCCTGAGATCGGCCCAAGAGGTCGCCTACACGTTGCGAGGGGCCGTGGCGTGCTCGGTGCTGGGGCATGAGTTCGGGGTGCCGGTGTCGAAGGAAGGCAGGTTCCCCGTGCTCCGGCTGCCGCGCATCGCCGACGTGCGATTCCGAGTTGCCGAGGCCTCGCTGCGGAAGGCCGTGCTGGCCATCGAGGCCACTGTGACCAACCCCAACGTGTTCGAGGTGGACCTCCAGGGCGTCGGCTACACCTTCAAGGCGGGCGAGGTGGAACTGGGCGGCCTCCACGCCTCCACCGCCGGCACGATCAGCCCGGGCGGGAGCGGGCAGGTGAGCCTCACGGCCGAAGTGGCCGTGGCAGGCGCTGCTCTCAAGCTGATGCGGGGCGGCGAACTGGGCAGGCCCACCCTCTCGCCCACGGGAACGATCAAGACGCCCTATGGCACCGTGAAGCTGGACCGAGCGAAGCAGGAGTGATGCCCATGTTGGCCGAGCATGGGGTGCCGTCCCGAGCCGGGCATGCCAAGCCACCCGCCTCCCGTGGCCGGGGCTTCACGCTCGTGGAACTTCTGGTCGTCATCTCCGTGATTGCGCTGCTCTCGGCCATCCTGCTGCCGGTGACGGCGAGGATGCGGAGCAATGCGCGCAGGATCCGTTGCGTGAACAGCCTCGATCAGCTTGGCAAGGCCATCAACCTCTACGTGGACGACCACGAGCAGTGGTACCCGTGCGCCAGTTGCATGCCGTCCACCGAGCCGCCCAACGGCCTTCCGCGCATCTGCGACCTGCTGGCCCGCTATGCCGGCAGCGAGATCTTCGAGTGTCTGGACGACCGGCCGCTGGACCCCGCCTACGGCCACGGCACGTACTTCGAGGGCGAGGGCTCCAGCTACGAGTGGGCCGAGCTCCTCAACCACCGGAAGGCGGGCCGCGGCCTCGGCCACCCCTTCCTCAAGATCGAGATGATCCCCATCCTGCGCGACTACGAGCCGTTCCACGGCAGGAGCGGTACGCGCGTGGGCATCAACGGGCTGTTCTTCGACAACCACGTCGAGAGCCTTTGACCATGCGAAAGCCCCTCGTCCTCGCCGCATGCCTGGCCTGCCTCCTCGGCGCCGGGGGCGTTCTGGCCTGGCACTTCTGGCCCGGCCCTCCGCCCACCACCGCCGACCAGGTGCTCGACGCCGTGATGAAGTCGGACCCCGCCGACATGTCGGAGGAGGAGCTGGCGGTCTGGATGAAGGATGTGGCCGCGAAGGCCGAGCGCCTGCCGCCTCACGAGTTGCAGAAGCTCGTGGAGCGGGCGCTGAGCGATGAGAAGCTCAAGGCCCGGTTCGAATCGCTCGCGCCCGAGGAGCGCCAGAAGCTGGCCGAACTGGTCTCGGAGGAGCAGCGCGCCCGCATGATGGCGAAGATGGCCGTGGGCATGGTGGCGATGCTCAAGGCCCTGCCGGCGCCGGCGCGCAAGGCGATGATCCAGCAGATGCGCGAGCGCGGCGAGTCGTTCAAGGGCAAGGGCAAGGGCGAACGCCACGAGATGACGAAGGAGCGGGTCGCACAGTGGCTCTCAGGCACCACGCCCACGCAGCGGGCCGAGATGGTGCGGGCGATGCGCGAGATGCGCAAGATGATGGAGGAGGCGGGCTTCAAGGACTGAGCTCCGCCACCTCGTCGGCCGAGAGGGCGCGCCTCCAGATGCGTACGTCGTCAATCAGCCCTTTGAAGCCGTAGTTGGCTCCCCCCTCGTTGTTGGCGCCGATGAACAGGGCCGCAGGCCCCAGCGCGTTGCCGGCCGCCGTCTGCGCCTGTTCCCCCAGCGCCTCCTGGCCGTTCTCCGAGTAGCGGACGACATCGCCCCGCGCCAGCTTGCCGTCGAGGTAGAGCCGCACGCGCTGGCCCTCGCACACCAGCGCCACGTGGTGCCACTTGTCGTCGGCCACGCGCTGCGATGACCACCACGTTGTATCGGTGCCCTCCGCCTGAAGGCCGTGGAAATAGGCCAGGCAACCGTTCTCGAGCATCAGCGCGAGGTCGTTCGACCCCCAGCCGCCCGTGGAGGCTCCGATCAGCGTGGGGTTGGACCAGAAGCGCGTGCGGGGACTGGCCGCCACCTGCGTGGTGCGGAACCAGAGCGCCAGTGTGAACCAGGTGAGGCCCGTGGTCGCCTTGGCCGGCACGGCCACGTGGTCGCTCGTGCCGTTGAAAGCGAATGCCCCGCCGAGCTTCCCCTCCGCGATGGGCCTGGCCCCCTTGGCCGCCGCGTGGTGCTCGTTCCCGCTGGAGTCCGTGGCGTCCTTGTCGAAGGTGTAGTGGGCCACCAGGCCCTGCTTGAGGTCGGGCTCGCCAGCCCGTGCGGGAGATGGGACCGATAGGACGGAGAGGACTGATAGGACCAGAACGACGCCGCGCAGGCGGGTCCTATCGGTCCTATCCGTCCTATCGGTCCTATTCCTCAAGGCTGAGCAACCTCGGCGTGTCAATGACGGGCAGTTCGATGGTCAGGGCGTCCTCGCCGCGCTCCACCACCTTCACCGGCAGTGCCTTGTCGGCCAACGGGTCGTAGTAGGCGACCCGGCACGCGGCGGCCTTTACGGGCCGAAGGGTGATGCGGTAGGGCGTGTCCTTCATGTCCTCGATGTTGTAGCTCGGTGTCATCTCGTAGAGCGCAAGGACGAACTTCGTGCCGTTGACCTGGAACGGCAGGACGGCGAAAAGGTCGCTGAGGCGGAGCGTCGGCTTGCCCTCGGGCATCTCGAAGACGGCGCGATCGGAGCCGAGCCTGGCATAGCTGACATCGAAGGGCCGCGGCTTGGGGACAGGCACGGCGCCGGCGAACACCTTCACGGCCCGCCGCAGCGAGAGCAGGGCGGGGGAGAGCCACTGGTCCACCTCGCCGTCGGGCGGCAGGGCTTTGAGTTCCCTCACCTTGGCCAGGTGGAAGCCCATTCCCTCCTCATTCTTGTCCGGGCCAGAGACGAAAAGCGTCATGCGGCTCAGGCCCTTGTTGAGCCAGAAGAGCACGGCGCGGAGGAGGAACTTCTCCTTGAGGCGCAACGATGCGGCGTCGCCCTTCACGCCCGCTTCGGCCGGCACGATGCCGTGCTCGGTGATGTAGTGGTGGAAGCGCTCCACGCCCTCGGGCTTGACCGTGAGGCGCTTGTCGGGCCGCAGGTGGTGCATGAGGGATTCGCACTGGATGAAGGTGTGCGCCCAGCCCTCGGCGAAGCACTGGCGATACGTCGGGCTGCCGCCCTCCAGGCACCGTGCGGGGTTCTTCGGGTCCTGCTCGCGCTCGGGCAGCTCGCGCCAGCCGGTGCCGTAGGGGTGGTAGGACTGCCCGTCCATTCCGGGCGGCAACTCCTTGATGGGGCAGTGGAAGAAGGTGGTGTTCGACCAGCCCCAGATCACGCGGGTGCCGGGGAACTCCTTCTTCGCCATCTCGAGGGTGCGGCGCGAGACCTCCCAGGCGTGGCCGCCGGGCCGGAGGAAGTCCTTGGTGAACTTCGCCCGGCCTGGCCAGTAGTCGTTGATGCCGCCCCCGCCGGCAAAGTGCGAGCCAAAGCTCAGCTCGTTCCAGATTTCGAGTTCGATGGGGATGCCTTCCTCCTTGGCCACCTCGCACACCGAGCGGGCGTAGTCCACCCAGCCGCCGGCTGTGTGCTCGAACTCCGGTGTGCCCACGGGGTGGAAGGGCAGGTAGTAGAGGTCCACGCAATTCAGCTTGTCGCCCTTCTTGAGGTCCTTGGGCAGCGGCTTCGAGAGCTTCACCGCCTTGCGCTCGGCGTCAATCTCCGTAAAGAGCACCTCGCCGGCCCAGTAGTCGGTGAGGCCGTTCGTGCCCGAGTAGACGGGGCGGAAGCCCTCCACCGAGTCGAGGAGCAGCTCGGTGGAGCCCTTCGGCGCGTCGGCGGCGAGGCGGCGGTCCCACGACTTCATCTTGCACGGATAGCCATGGTGGGCGTTGAGGAGGATGAGCGGCACGATGCCCAGCTTCTTGCACAGGCGCAGCATCTCGCGGTAGCGCTCCTGCGAGCCCTTGGCGATGGCTTTGGCGTCGGGGTCGTAGGTGCCGAACGGCTGTTCCCAGCGGATGCAGCGAATGCCGGCCTTGGCGAGCAGGCCGAGCTGGGCCTCCATGCTGCCGCCGGGGAAGTGGAGGCACATGCCGATACCGTCCAGGAGTTCGGCCGCCGGCTTCGTCTCCAGGAAGCCTCGCCACGGCTGCTTCACGTGGCTGTGCTTGGGCCACGGCACGTCGAGTTGCGTGGGATCCACGTAGGGCCGCATCTCGACGGGTGCCGCCGCCATGCAGCCGGCCAGGGCCAGCGGCAGGGCCAGGATTGCTTGCGTTCGCACGGCGTCTCCTCTACGGCTTGGGGGCCTCCTTCGTCTCCACTGGCTCGGCCTTGATGCCGAGGGCCTGGAGCATCTGGGCGGCGACGAACTTGTTGCCCGCGGGGTTCAGATGCACGCCGTCGCCGGTGAGCACGCCCTTGGGCTTGCCTTCGGCATTGTGCTCCTTGAGATAGGCGAGGAAGGCCTTGCGCAGGTCGTTGAGCTGCACGCCGGTGTCGGCGGCCACCTTGCGGCTGATGTCGGAATACTCGTCGAGCATCTTGTCGCGCTCGTTCGAGCCGTCGGGCTTCTCGCCGATCACGCTGGGCGTGCACAGGATCACGCGGGCGCCGGCGGCCCGGATGCGGGCGATGAGGTCCTTGAGCCCCTCCTCGAACTTCTCCTTGGTGGTGCCGCCGGCCGTCTCGCCCTGGGCGTTCTTGCGCCAGTGCCACACGTCGTTGATGCCGATGTAGATGACCACGACGGTGGGCTTCTTCGCCAGCACGTCCTTGTCGAGCCGGGCCTGGAGGTTCGGCACCTTGTGGCCGCTGATGCCGGCGTTGATGACCTCGATGCCCAGGTCCTTGCACTCCTGGTCGAGGGTG is drawn from Planctomycetota bacterium and contains these coding sequences:
- a CDS encoding LEA type 2 family protein, translating into MALSLFGKPKVEEVQPHFESIDWDGVTVRFDLKVRNPYWFPLRLSLVKCAVDIEGREFVTADAPVNLSLPSRELGRVSAPVRLSYSSLWNTYHTLRSAQEVAYTLRGAVACSVLGHEFGVPVSKEGRFPVLRLPRIADVRFRVAEASLRKAVLAIEATVTNPNVFEVDLQGVGYTFKAGEVELGGLHASTAGTISPGGSGQVSLTAEVAVAGAALKLMRGGELGRPTLSPTGTIKTPYGTVKLDRAKQE
- a CDS encoding LamG domain-containing protein, giving the protein MAHYTFDKDATDSSGNEHHAAAKGARPIAEGKLGGAFAFNGTSDHVAVPAKATTGLTWFTLALWFRTTQVAASPRTRFWSNPTLIGASTGGWGSNDLALMLENGCLAYFHGLQAEGTDTTWWSSQRVADDKWHHVALVCEGQRVRLYLDGKLARGDVVRYSENGQEALGEQAQTAAGNALGPAALFIGANNEGGANYGFKGLIDDVRIWRRALSADEVAELSP
- a CDS encoding SGNH/GDSL hydrolase family protein, producing MVRRWFLWAAAWALPMGVLAAEGAAPPALAKGDRIVFLGDSITQGGGGPKGYITLVKNTLDQECKDLGIEVINAGISGHKVPNLQARLDKDVLAKKPTVVVIYIGINDVWHWRKNAQGETAGGTTKEKFEEGLKDLIARIRAAGARVILCTPSVIGEKPDGSNERDKMLDEYSDISRKVAADTGVQLNDLRKAFLAYLKEHNAEGKPKGVLTGDGVHLNPAGNKFVAAQMLQALGIKAEPVETKEAPKP
- a CDS encoding type II secretion system protein, giving the protein MLAEHGVPSRAGHAKPPASRGRGFTLVELLVVISVIALLSAILLPVTARMRSNARRIRCVNSLDQLGKAINLYVDDHEQWYPCASCMPSTEPPNGLPRICDLLARYAGSEIFECLDDRPLDPAYGHGTYFEGEGSSYEWAELLNHRKAGRGLGHPFLKIEMIPILRDYEPFHGRSGTRVGINGLFFDNHVESL
- a CDS encoding lysophospholipid acyltransferase family protein, encoding MATTPPDEPQRDPGPLRRLARIAILYNVRTALRVVLQCVCGARVAGEERVPLRGGLVVAANHLSFADPVILQTYVPRFLTYLMTDKFYYAPVLHGLVAFWGVLVVKRQGLNKEALRAAGGILAAGGAVGIFPEGGISRDGLVHDAQPGLALLAQRARVPILPVGIAGTERLLAPDTFRLRRARLGLYLGELIRPAGQDRQELARQVTAALRLCAERARAL
- a CDS encoding DNA translocase FtsK — encoded protein: MKRFLVARVVVSLVVLGLCAFAAVSLVTFRTTDLPAYSLPPTSPPQNGCGLLGARLADFLLQGLGTCSYVLIVLLGAWAVLNLLGKGLEQLAVRALGAVLLMVCACTFAAAGGQATGAMPGHGGSVGVALNGLVLEYFGHTGQWLLGAALTMMALLMLSVDDLMAAPISWVGEVSRERLLPLLRRRKPRARSARSTPAAGESAAEEASSEPAAAKAEPEPRALVEIEEEAPEPARAPDEPVDTGRPVTVGYLDKIVQVGASAAEADATGTHEGVALDTEAEVPTEAVSEGEPENAAEEAPSARPQAAAPAAPAEDADEPDSADADEGEEADDAPRSARRPERVIQNYLLPPVSLLDEVRSVDRSMRGQHIQQQIEILERTLKEFGVGARVVDIDQGPVVTRYELSLEAGTKLTKVTSLSDDLAIACKAPAVRIVAPIPGKSTVGVELPNVDKELVRMRELLESDAHRKRDYVIPLFLGKDASGKPIVSCLTKMPHLLIAGATNSGKSVCINSIVASILLTQHPDDVRLILIDPKMVELTSFTEIPHLLTPVVTDMKRATWILDWATRKMDERYDILAAVGVRSISAYNRLGEQEIRNRLGEDVDYDRVPFHLPYIIIIVDELADMMMLASKTIETSITRLAQKSRAVGLHIILATQRPSVDVITGLIKSNLPTRISFQVTSKVDSRTILDRNGAEKLLGSGDFLYLPPGSSNLIRAQGTFMSDEELHRIVDFVKRQGKPDFTLNLDGCPAGDDGGSDGGSNPDGYSGDDLYEDACRIVLASGRGSVSLLQRKLEIGYTRAARLVDMMAADGIVGDYKGSKAREVVMTLEEWESKRGKSPSRPAPATADEHYERLDAAAEDDDADD